One genomic segment of Pedobacter endophyticus includes these proteins:
- a CDS encoding RteC domain-containing protein, with the protein MDTEFFDHLYATLEDELIALGNDAAFYPARLAVISKGLKELRERAITDGFITDRDEVMFFKFVKPRFYMLYIYEVERFNLISAIPRGTDDLVKDYYLAELAFIKRVYSQHRFLYDYYQREEEAMDDAFFLRQNLDVLSPDVAGAGIIAVFDDGFSTNQDYNFARFRALEKLEDYIIERIGLIYIRPEMSLPPDVLLLRRKLQWTDEKIKLVELAYGIFLSGAVNNGKLEIADVVHWLEQSLNVDLGVAYRKFISIGRRKNVSYTKYLDEMSAKIVAYISEKNSYVPASFRFKDKHSSNAH; encoded by the coding sequence ATGGATACTGAATTTTTTGATCACTTGTATGCTACACTTGAAGATGAATTAATCGCGCTGGGGAATGACGCTGCATTTTATCCGGCTCGGCTGGCTGTAATTTCAAAAGGGCTGAAGGAATTGAGGGAGCGCGCCATTACTGATGGCTTTATTACGGACCGGGATGAGGTGATGTTTTTCAAGTTCGTTAAGCCGCGGTTCTATATGCTTTACATTTATGAAGTAGAACGCTTTAATCTGATTTCGGCTATACCTCGCGGGACAGATGATCTGGTCAAGGATTATTACCTCGCTGAGCTTGCTTTTATTAAGCGTGTTTATTCGCAGCATCGTTTTTTGTATGATTATTATCAGCGGGAAGAAGAGGCTATGGATGATGCTTTTTTTCTTCGCCAGAATTTAGATGTCCTGTCGCCGGATGTTGCGGGAGCTGGCATAATTGCTGTTTTTGATGATGGTTTCTCTACAAATCAGGATTATAATTTTGCCAGATTCAGGGCGCTTGAAAAACTGGAGGACTACATTATAGAACGGATCGGGCTGATCTACATCCGGCCTGAAATGAGTCTTCCACCTGATGTATTGTTGTTGCGGCGAAAACTTCAATGGACGGATGAAAAGATCAAGCTGGTGGAACTTGCTTACGGGATTTTTCTTTCCGGTGCTGTAAACAACGGAAAGCTGGAGATCGCCGATGTGGTACATTGGCTGGAGCAAAGCTTAAACGTAGATCTGGGCGTGGCATATCGCAAATTTATCTCCATTGGAAGAAGGAAGAATGTGAGCTACACCAAGTATCTGGATGAAATGAGCGCAAAGATTGTCGCTTATATTTCCGAAAAAAACAGTTATGTTCCAGCGTCTTTCAGGTTCAAAGATAAGCATTCCTCTAATGCCCATTGA
- a CDS encoding toprim domain-containing protein — MMMSAFLNVNEIKEKVSLLELLKNLGFTPQKVSGGEHFFLSMLREEYTASLCVNDELGVWFDHGGPGVSGIRSGSVIDFGLAYWYPSGFPEVLHKIVEYAQVDLAGAVNIASHRVDHRRPTKIPRYSVERMEELGTNAAISAYLDSRGIGRVAKGHLYELYYAVLDGKNKQRNFFAAGWPNENGGWEVRNKYFKGCLGHKGVSFLEGSAKRLCVFEGYFDFLSWRVEHAKDPASILVLNSLSLLQTAKARAAKFDVVELYFDHDKAGRAATCEFVAEVELSRDCSWVYSGFKDYNEKLVASLNAQHKIASALSSCSNNLGLPFER, encoded by the coding sequence ATGATGATGTCTGCTTTTTTAAATGTAAATGAGATCAAGGAGAAAGTCTCGCTGCTGGAGTTGTTAAAGAACCTGGGTTTCACCCCGCAGAAGGTCTCCGGTGGCGAACATTTTTTTCTGAGTATGTTGCGCGAGGAATATACGGCTTCTTTATGCGTCAATGATGAACTAGGGGTATGGTTTGATCATGGCGGACCTGGAGTGTCCGGAATCAGGAGCGGTAGCGTAATTGATTTTGGGCTTGCCTATTGGTATCCTTCAGGGTTTCCTGAAGTCCTGCATAAAATTGTAGAATATGCGCAGGTTGATTTAGCTGGCGCAGTCAATATCGCCTCGCACCGGGTTGATCACCGCAGGCCAACAAAGATTCCCCGTTATTCGGTCGAGCGGATGGAAGAACTGGGGACAAATGCGGCGATAAGCGCTTATCTGGACAGCAGGGGGATTGGGAGGGTTGCGAAGGGACATCTTTATGAGCTTTACTATGCTGTCCTGGATGGTAAAAACAAGCAACGCAACTTTTTTGCTGCGGGCTGGCCCAATGAGAATGGGGGATGGGAGGTGAGGAATAAATATTTCAAAGGATGCCTTGGGCATAAAGGAGTAAGTTTTTTGGAGGGGTCGGCCAAAAGACTCTGCGTGTTCGAAGGATATTTTGATTTTTTGAGCTGGAGGGTGGAGCACGCGAAAGATCCTGCATCGATCCTGGTCTTAAATTCGCTCTCTCTGTTACAGACCGCCAAAGCAAGGGCAGCTAAGTTTGATGTTGTGGAATTATATTTTGACCATGACAAGGCGGGCAGGGCGGCAACGTGTGAATTTGTAGCCGAGGTTGAACTGAGCCGGGACTGTTCGTGGGTTTATTCCGGTTTTAAGGATTATAACGAGAAGTTGGTAGCCAGCTTGAATGCCCAGCATAAAATAGCGTCAGCTTTAAGTTCCTGCAGCAATAATTTAGGGCTCCCGTTTGAACGGTAA